One Monomorium pharaonis isolate MP-MQ-018 chromosome 4, ASM1337386v2, whole genome shotgun sequence DNA segment encodes these proteins:
- the LOC118645268 gene encoding uncharacterized protein LOC118645268, which yields MAYFRSGQDNISGKNQSINRLWKNCQLCYKRGHLACNCRTQIQCQICKIHGHAADKCYFRDAQSQQPVNVVQENYVICQLCSKPGHHAKFCKIYKTNEQNKPYVICQWCDKPGHTANNCWKKQNKQYNINKKSKIACQICYNFGHIAKDCRSKLEQTAVSVDSLFCHYCKKRGHLLKNCKLRITSNNYMNEPENSDGFLEVRYAIGDRTSSTSMGVTENVNQNAWEPRPVMINLDKHSRPPTVQIKICESTSPITFALDTGYEINLIKENFVPKNKTINYDNILELNGIYDYPTYTLGEINLLLYGKEITFHIVTNDFPILQPSILGNDFFYQTSAKINYAKGHLDVFGINLPFFSPEMIIVAPRLKSPFYIRVENPEIRIGDIPRLKIAHGIYAIETLAEVSSGKAYIDVVSNLDEEIEVQVPTLRLRSFSIVDQEVSNKIYEEEIKENINNKDKTNNNCNVNLKNDEDKIINENKNIIEEENKTINKEIQMLNKKEGIIENKSEDEIEIKEKDKHTLTQKNKNLKEKSILEQKSGSYASPEVLDSRIGGGNYQTPRELSSDPKVVGNEDFHISPGLPRDPRILEEGSYQTSLELTRDPKIHEGGDFQTFLGLPRDPEILGGGSYQTSPVLIDDPEILGGGSYQTPRKSINNSEILKGKEYQIPLKNYDTIKEDLQNSIMYSSVDCKEGSNQTSLCNTTRFFLKESKTKSSLVYLKKLKFTRIGINIKNKYNKNNNSHIAIEELIRRTKFYNARKLYDSKKKNKPLSKILVSMQVQSQKIIEKFMRRRKSKHKEEINSNEINDDKILNLNDPENAKLISTILKDSNEKDKGYEDFNFSDEKRGDSLSNDVPVKNSNQMLFTYEEMYQPLKLQIKEKISVHESFKSNKIQFQDRRNYKFITILYYIISMITTLLYIYHYICQHLSKLFKSLKKYKYEPEEIENRNDPPDKGYLTYDEDIKDKKQLDSQEQKNKIEDRNDPPDKINDIKDDGRTRDKDEELKKDEQNQILSKLRINPPLVIYNYLKILQSISTIC from the exons ATGGCATATTTCCGATCAGGGCAGGATAATATTTCAGGTAAAAATCAAAGTATTAACCGGTTATGGAAAAATTGCCAGCTCTGTTATAAGAGAGGACACTTAGCCTGTAATTGTAGAACACAAATCCAAtgtcaaatttgcaaaatccACGGGCATGCAGCCGACAAGTGTTACTTCCGCGATGCTCAATCTCAACAACCCGTTAATGTAGTACAAGAAAATTACGTCATTTGCCAGTTATGTTCTAAACCCGGTCACCAtgctaaattttgtaaaatttataaaactaatgaaCAAAATAAGCCTTACGTAATCTGTCAATGGTGTGATAAACCGGGTCACACGGCTAATAATTGTtggaaaaagcaaaataaacaatataacataaataaaaaatcaaaaattgcaTGCCAAATTTGTTATAACTTTGGGCATATAGCTAAAGATTGTCGATCTAAATTAGAGCAAACCGCAGTATCTGTAGATTCATTATTCTGTCACTATTGTAAAAAACGAGGGCATCTTCTTAAGAATTGTAAACTACGTATcacaagtaataattatatgaatgaGCCGGAAAACTCCGATGGCTTCCTCGAAGTCAGGTATGCAATTGGGGACCGAACGAGTTCCACATCCATGGGCGTCACAGAAAATGTTAACCAAAATGCTTGGGAACCCCGACCCGTAATGATAAACCTCGACAAACACAGTCGTCCGCCTACTGttcagataaaaatttgtgaatcaACTTCTCCTATAACTTTCGCATTAGATACaggttatgaaataaatttaattaaagaaaattttgtgcccaaaaataaaacaatcaatTACGACAacatattagaattaaatggTATTTACGATTATCCGACTTACACTCTaggagaaattaatttacttctttACGGAAAGGAAATAACTTTTCATATTGTAACTAACGACTTTCCGATCTTACAACCAAGTATATTGggcaatgattttttttatcaaacttccgcaaaaataaattatgcaaaggGACATTTAGACGTTTTTGGAATTAATCTACCCTTCTTTTCACCTGAAATGATTATAGTAGCACCACGATTAAAATCGCCATTTTATATTAGAGTAGAAAACCCTGAAATAAGAATCGGGGATATACCTAGATTAAAAATAGCGCATGGAATTTATGCGATAGAAACTCTAGCGGAAGTTAGCTCAGGAAAGGCGTATATAGATGTTGTAAGTAACTTGGACGAAGAAATAGAAGTCCAGGTACCAACCCTACGTCTTAGATCTTTCTCAATTGTTGATCAAGAAgtctctaataaaatttatgaggaagaaataaaagaaaatattaacaataaagataaaacgaACAACAATTGTAacgtaaatttgaaaaacgatgaagacaaaattataaatgaaaataaaaacataatagaagaagagaataaaacaataaataaagaaattcagatgttaaataaaaaagaagggaTAATTGAAAACAAATCCGAAgacgaaattgaaattaaagaaaaagataaacatacactaacacaaaaaaataaaaatttgaaggaaaaatCTATTCTAGAACAAAAATCAGGCTCCTATGCCTCTCCCGAAGTTCTAGATTCCCGAATTGGAGGGGGAAATTACCAAACCCCTCGTGAATTAAGTAGTGATCCAAAAGTCGTTGGAAATGAGGATTTCCATATCTCTCCTGGATTGCCCAGAGATCCAAGAATTCTTGAGGAGGGAAGTTACCAAACCTCTCTTGAATTGACCAGAGATCCAAAAATCCATGAGGGAGGAGATTTTCAAACATTCCTCGGGCTGCCCAGGGATCCAGAA ATCCTTGGAGGGGGAAGTTACCAAACCTCTCCTGTTTTAATTGATGATCCAGAAATCCTTGGAGGGGGAAGTTACCAAACCCCTcgtaaatcaataaataattctgaaaTCTTAAAGGGAAAGGAATATCAAATCCcccttaaaaattatgatacaatAAAGGAAGATCTCCAAAATTCTATAATGTATTCTTCAGTCGATTGCAAGGAGGGAAGCAACCAAACCTCACTATGTAACACGACACGATTTTTCTTAAAGGAGTCAAAAACAAAGAGCTCCTtagtttatctaaaaaaattaaaattcacaaGAATcggaataaatataaaaaataaatataataaaaataacaattctcATATTGCTATCGAAGAGCTTATAAGAAGAACTAAGTTTTATAatgcaagaaaattatatgattccaagaagaaaaataaaccaCTTTCAAAAATCCTTGTATCAATGCAAGTCCAATCACAGaagataatagaaaaatttatgcgGAGAAGAAAATCGAAacataaagaagaaataaacaGCAATGAAATTAATGACGATAAAATTCTTAACCTTAATGATCcggaaaatgcaaaattaatttccacgATACTGAAGGACTCCAATGAAAAGGACAAAGGCTACGAAGACTTCAACTTCTCTGATGAAAAAAGGGGAGATTCATTATCTAACGATGTACCTGTTAAGAACTCTAACcaaatgttatttacataCGAGGAAATGTATCAACcgctaaaattacaaattaaagaaaagatatCAGTCCATGAGTCTTTTAAAtctaacaaaatacaatttcaagaccgaagaaattataaatttattactattttatactaCATTATTAGTATGATTACTACATTGTTATACATTTATCATTACATTTGTCAacatttgtcaaaattattcaagagcttgaagaaatataaatacgaaCCTGAGGAAATCGAGAACAGAAATGATCCCCCGGACAAAGGATACCTTACCTACGATGAAGACATAAAAGACAAGAAACAACTAGATTCgcaagaacaaaaaaataaaattgaagataGAAATGATCCTCcagacaaaataaatgatatcaaGGATGATGGAAGAACACGCGACAAGGACGAAGAACTAAAAAAGGATGAACAAAACCAAATTCTAAGCAAGTTACGAATAAATCCTCCACTAGTAATATacaactatttaaaaatattacaatcaaTATCCACAatctgttaa